Proteins encoded by one window of Streptomyces sp. LX-29:
- a CDS encoding LysR substrate-binding domain-containing protein, whose protein sequence is MRAFVAVAEHLHFRDAAAAIGMSQPALSGAVSALEDALGVQLLERTTRKVLLSAAGERLAVRARAVLDAVGDFIEEAEAARAPFTGVLRLGVIPTVAPYLLPTVLRLVHDRYPELDLQVHEEQTASLLDGLGQGRLDLLLLAVPLGAAGVTELPLFDEDFVLVTPKDHWLGGRGDIPREALKSLDLLLLDEGHCLRDQALDICREVGRPEGALGTTSAAGLSTLVQLVAGGLGVTLLPRTAVPVETGRSAELATGYFSDPAPSRRIGLAMRAGAARAEEFEAFAVALRGALKPLPVRFTA, encoded by the coding sequence CTGCGTGCCTTCGTGGCCGTCGCCGAACATCTGCACTTCCGCGACGCCGCGGCCGCCATCGGCATGAGCCAGCCCGCCCTCTCGGGTGCGGTCTCCGCCCTGGAGGACGCCCTGGGGGTGCAGCTCCTGGAGCGTACGACCCGCAAGGTGCTGCTCAGCGCGGCGGGGGAGCGGTTGGCGGTGCGCGCGCGGGCGGTGCTGGACGCCGTCGGCGACTTCATCGAGGAGGCCGAGGCCGCCCGGGCGCCGTTCACCGGGGTGCTGCGGCTCGGCGTCATCCCCACCGTCGCCCCGTATCTGCTGCCCACCGTGCTGCGGCTGGTGCACGACCGCTACCCCGAGCTCGACCTCCAGGTGCACGAGGAGCAGACCGCCTCGCTACTGGACGGCCTCGGCCAGGGCCGGCTCGACCTGCTGCTGCTCGCCGTCCCGCTCGGCGCCGCCGGCGTCACCGAGCTGCCCCTGTTCGACGAGGACTTCGTCCTCGTCACCCCCAAGGACCACTGGCTCGGCGGCCGTGGCGACATCCCCCGCGAGGCGCTGAAGTCCCTGGACCTGCTGCTGCTCGACGAGGGGCACTGCCTACGCGACCAGGCCCTGGACATCTGCCGCGAGGTCGGTCGCCCGGAGGGCGCCCTCGGCACCACCAGCGCGGCCGGGCTCTCCACGCTGGTCCAACTCGTCGCCGGCGGCCTCGGGGTGACCCTGCTGCCCCGCACCGCCGTGCCCGTGGAGACCGGCCGCAGCGCCGAGCTCGCCACGGGCTACTTCAGCGACCCCGCCCCGTCCCGGCGGATCGGCCTCGCGATGCGCGCGGGCGCCGCGCGTGCGGAGGAGTTCGAGGCGTTCGCCGTCGCGCTACGGGGGGCGCTGAAGCCGCTGCCGGTCCGCTTCACGGCCTAG
- a CDS encoding peroxiredoxin, translating to MLTVGDKFPEYDLTACVSLESGKEFEQINHKSYEGKWRVVFFWPKDFTFVCPTEIAAFGKLNEEFADRDAQILGVSGDSEFVHHAWRKDHADLRDLPFPMLADSKHELMQGCGVEGEDGFAQRAVFIVDPNNEIQFTMVTAGSVGRNPKEVLRVLDALQTDELCPCNWSKGEDTLDAVKLLAGE from the coding sequence GTGCTCACTGTCGGTGACAAGTTCCCCGAGTACGACCTGACCGCTTGCGTCTCGCTGGAGAGCGGCAAGGAGTTCGAGCAGATCAACCACAAGTCCTACGAGGGCAAGTGGCGTGTGGTGTTCTTCTGGCCGAAGGACTTCACCTTTGTCTGCCCGACCGAGATCGCCGCGTTCGGCAAGCTGAACGAGGAGTTCGCGGACCGCGACGCGCAGATCCTGGGTGTCTCCGGCGACTCCGAGTTCGTCCACCACGCCTGGCGCAAGGACCACGCCGACCTGCGTGACCTGCCCTTCCCGATGCTGGCCGACTCCAAGCACGAGCTCATGCAGGGCTGTGGCGTGGAGGGCGAGGACGGCTTCGCGCAGCGCGCCGTGTTCATCGTCGACCCGAACAACGAGATCCAGTTCACCATGGTGACCGCCGGTTCCGTGGGCCGTAACCCCAAGGAGGTCCTGCGGGTCCTCGACGCCCTGCAGACCGACGAGCTGTGCCCCTGCAACTGGAGCAAGGGCGAGGACACCCTCGACGCGGTCAAGCTGCTGGCCGGTGAGTGA
- a CDS encoding alkyl hydroperoxide reductase, protein MALDELKSAIPDYAKDLKLNLGSVIGNSPLPQQQLWGTVLACAIASRSAQVLRELEPEAKANLSPEAYTAAKSAAAIMAMNNVYYRTRHLLSDPEYGNLRAGLRMNVIGNPGVEKVDFELWSLAVSAINGCGMCLDSHEQVLRKAGVERETIQEAFKIAAVLQAVGATLEAEGVLAG, encoded by the coding sequence GTGGCTCTCGATGAGCTGAAGTCCGCCATACCGGACTACGCCAAGGACCTGAAGCTGAACCTCGGCTCGGTCATCGGCAACTCCCCGCTTCCGCAGCAGCAGCTGTGGGGCACCGTGCTGGCCTGCGCGATCGCCTCGCGCTCGGCCCAGGTGCTGCGCGAGCTGGAGCCGGAGGCGAAGGCGAACCTGTCGCCGGAGGCGTACACGGCCGCCAAGTCGGCCGCCGCCATCATGGCGATGAACAACGTCTACTACCGGACCCGGCACCTGCTGTCGGACCCGGAGTACGGCAACCTGCGTGCGGGCCTGCGGATGAACGTCATCGGCAACCCGGGCGTGGAGAAGGTCGACTTCGAGCTCTGGTCGCTGGCCGTCTCCGCCATCAACGGCTGCGGCATGTGCCTCGACTCGCACGAGCAGGTCCTCCGCAAGGCGGGCGTGGAGCGCGAGACGATCCAGGAAGCCTTCAAGATCGCCGCGGTCCTGCAGGCCGTCGGCGCCACCCTCGAAGCCGAGGGCGTGCTCGCCGGCTGA
- a CDS encoding AI-2E family transporter, with amino-acid sequence MSRLPKWVGRLGAGLTRLSDRLEAKREEREREERDARERERTPLEQTPAGGSSSSGRGAASDDTPGAPGADDHSTHADGPGTPAGVAAPGPERAQAPSGYAPLAAPRPDPVAAVPYGVRVAAEVGWRLLVLAGTVWVLMRVISAVELVVLSFTVSLLITALLEPTVARLRRRGVPRGLATAIVFVSGFVVMGLVCWFVVWQVMENLDDLSQRVQDGIDELRRWLLHSPFHVTEDQINDIAKNLRESIGDNTEEITTAGLEGVTVVVEVLTGILLAMFSTLFLLYDGPKIWNWTLKLVPAAAREGVAGAGPRAWRTLTAYVRGTVIVALIDAIFIGVGIYFLDVPMAVPLAVFIFLFAFIPLVGAVISGALAVVVALVTQDVFTAAMVLVVVLAVQQIEGHILQPFILGRAVSVHPLAVVLSVAAGSLIGGIGGAVVAVPLVAVANTVVGYLRAYSKEAARVAGTPGPHGASALAIAPVPPPIARRERDEPGE; translated from the coding sequence ATGTCCAGATTGCCGAAGTGGGTCGGCAGGCTGGGGGCCGGCCTGACGCGGCTCTCTGACCGGCTCGAAGCCAAGCGGGAAGAGCGGGAGCGCGAGGAACGCGACGCGCGGGAGCGCGAGCGGACCCCGCTGGAGCAGACGCCCGCCGGCGGTTCCTCGTCGAGCGGCCGCGGTGCCGCCTCCGACGACACCCCCGGCGCGCCCGGAGCCGACGACCACTCCACGCACGCGGACGGGCCCGGCACGCCCGCGGGCGTCGCCGCGCCCGGGCCCGAGCGGGCCCAGGCGCCGTCCGGTTACGCCCCGCTCGCGGCGCCCCGCCCGGATCCGGTGGCCGCCGTGCCCTACGGCGTGCGCGTGGCCGCCGAGGTCGGCTGGCGGCTGCTGGTCCTGGCCGGCACCGTCTGGGTGCTGATGCGGGTCATCAGCGCCGTCGAGCTGGTGGTGCTCTCCTTCACCGTCTCCCTGCTCATCACCGCGCTGCTGGAGCCGACCGTGGCCCGGCTGCGCCGCCGGGGGGTGCCGCGGGGCCTGGCCACCGCCATCGTCTTCGTCTCCGGCTTCGTCGTCATGGGGCTGGTCTGTTGGTTCGTGGTGTGGCAGGTCATGGAGAACCTGGACGACCTCTCCCAGCGGGTCCAGGACGGCATCGACGAGTTGCGGCGCTGGCTGCTGCACAGCCCGTTCCATGTGACCGAGGACCAGATCAACGACATCGCCAAGAACCTGCGCGAGTCGATCGGGGACAACACCGAGGAGATCACTACGGCCGGTCTGGAGGGCGTCACCGTCGTCGTGGAGGTGCTGACGGGCATTCTGCTGGCGATGTTCAGCACGCTCTTCCTGCTCTACGACGGCCCGAAGATCTGGAACTGGACGCTCAAGCTGGTCCCCGCCGCGGCGCGCGAGGGCGTCGCGGGGGCCGGGCCGCGCGCCTGGCGGACGCTGACGGCCTATGTGCGCGGGACGGTGATAGTGGCTCTGATCGACGCCATCTTCATCGGCGTCGGCATCTACTTCCTCGACGTCCCGATGGCCGTCCCGCTCGCGGTCTTCATCTTCCTCTTCGCCTTCATCCCGCTGGTCGGCGCCGTGATCTCCGGCGCGCTCGCGGTGGTGGTGGCGCTGGTGACCCAGGACGTCTTCACGGCGGCCATGGTGCTCGTGGTGGTGTTGGCCGTGCAGCAGATCGAGGGTCACATCCTGCAGCCCTTCATCCTCGGCCGCGCCGTCAGCGTCCACCCGCTCGCGGTGGTCCTCTCGGTGGCCGCCGGCTCCCTGATCGGCGGCATCGGCGGCGCGGTCGTCGCCGTTCCGCTGGTCGCGGTCGCCAACACGGTGGTCGGCTATCTGCGCGCGTACTCCAAGGAGGCCGCGAGGGTGGCGGGGACACCGGGGCCGCACGGGGCCTCGGCGCTGGCGATCGCCCCGGTGCCGCCGCCGATCGCGCGGCGCGAGCGGGACGAGCCGGGGGAGTAG
- a CDS encoding IS5 family transposase (programmed frameshift): protein MDQPVVGLGVPLTDAQWARIEPLLPDRTPRRGGRWRDHREVIDAIAFKFQTGTQWVHLPEKYGNWRGVYNRLRMWAVDGTWERVFTALIAQADADEDLNWAVSVDSTIVRAHQHAAGARKKGAPAGEPADHAIGRSRGGLTTKIHLAADGDCRPLAFVLTAGQAGDAPAFGEVMARLRVPRRRGRPRTRPDVVLADKAYSSRAIREHLRQRGIRAVIPTRADQRGHRLRRGRHGGRPPAFDRDAYKQRNTVERCINRLKQWRGIATRYEKTAVIYLAGLHIAGIFLWSAR from the exons TTGGATCAGCCGGTCGTTGGTCTGGGTGTGCCGTTGACTGACGCGCAGTGGGCGCGGATCGAGCCGTTGCTCCCGGACCGGACGCCGAGGCGCGGTGGTCGGTGGCGGGACCATCGGGAGGTGATCGACGCGATCGCCTTCAAGTTCCAGACCGGAACCCAGTGGGTGCACCTTCCGGAGAAGTACGGCAACTGGCGAGGCGTCTACAACCGGCTGCGTATGTGGGCCGTCGACGGCACCTGGGAGCGAGTGTTCACCGCTCTCATAGCCCAGGCCGACGCGGACGAGGACCTGAACTGGGCCGTCTCTGTGGACTCCACGATCGTGCGAGCACACCAGCACGCTGCCGGGGCCCGCAAAA AGGGGGCCCCGGCTGGAGAACCGGCCGACCACGCCATCGGCCGGTCCCGCGGCGGGCTGACCACGAAGATCCACCTCGCGGCCGACGGCGACTGCCGGCCCCTGGCCTTCGTCCTCACGGCCGGCCAGGCCGGCGATGCACCCGCCTTCGGCGAGGTCATGGCCCGTCTGCGCGTTCCCCGCCGACGTGGACGACCTCGCACCAGGCCGGACGTCGTCCTGGCCGACAAGGCGTACTCCTCACGTGCGATCCGCGAGCATCTACGCCAGCGCGGCATCCGGGCAGTGATCCCCACCCGGGCGGATCAGCGCGGCCACCGGCTGCGTCGCGGCAGACACGGTGGGAGGCCACCCGCTTTCGACCGTGACGCGTACAAGCAGCGCAATACCGTCGAGCGGTGCATCAACCGCCTGAAGCAGTGGCGAGGGATCGCCACCCGCTACGAGAAGACAGCGGTCATCTACCTGGCCGGACTCCACATCGCGGGCATCTTCCTCTGGTCCGCTCGGTGA
- a CDS encoding transglycosylase SLT domain-containing protein, producing the protein MLEGNRVSRISVRGFAVASATAVTTVGAVVGVAAGGEQKSSAEPVEAAAADATLLAEIPAGQQAQVQTASLTAQADIQSTAADAEAKKAAEEAARKQAAKDAKAKKAAADKAEAERKAKEKAEAEAEREAKEREEEEQVASRSAPRQESFPQQSSYTVAEVQAIARQIVPANQFQCFSNIVNHESTWNYQATNPSSGAYGLVQALPGSKMSSAGADWRTNPATQIKWGLSYMDERYGSPCGAWSFWQANHWY; encoded by the coding sequence ATGCTGGAAGGAAACCGTGTGAGCCGGATTTCGGTCCGGGGATTCGCAGTGGCGTCGGCCACCGCGGTCACCACTGTGGGCGCCGTCGTCGGCGTCGCCGCGGGCGGCGAGCAGAAGAGCTCCGCCGAGCCCGTCGAGGCGGCCGCCGCCGATGCGACGCTCCTCGCAGAGATACCCGCCGGCCAGCAGGCCCAGGTCCAGACCGCTTCGCTGACGGCGCAGGCGGACATCCAGTCCACTGCCGCCGACGCCGAGGCGAAGAAGGCTGCCGAGGAGGCCGCGCGCAAGCAGGCCGCGAAGGACGCCAAGGCGAAGAAGGCCGCCGCGGACAAGGCCGAGGCCGAGCGTAAGGCCAAGGAGAAGGCCGAGGCCGAGGCCGAGCGCGAAGCCAAGGAGCGCGAGGAGGAGGAGCAGGTCGCGAGCCGCTCCGCGCCGCGCCAGGAGTCCTTCCCGCAGCAGAGCTCGTACACGGTCGCCGAGGTGCAGGCGATCGCCCGGCAGATCGTCCCCGCCAACCAGTTCCAGTGCTTCAGCAACATCGTGAACCACGAGAGCACCTGGAACTACCAGGCCACCAACCCCTCCTCGGGTGCGTACGGCCTCGTTCAGGCGCTGCCCGGCTCCAAGATGTCCTCCGCGGGCGCCGACTGGCGGACCAACCCGGCCACCCAGATCAAGTGGGGCCTCAGCTACATGGACGAACGCTACGGCAGCCCCTGCGGCGCCTGGTCGTTCTGGCAGGCCAACCACTGGTACTAG
- a CDS encoding PhoH family protein, which produces MVTSKKRREQDRRTYVLDTSVLLADPNAMARFEEHEVVLPVVVVTELEAKRHHPELGYFARQALRLLDEYRIRHGRLDAPIPIGELGGTLRVELNHSDPGVLPAAFLNHGGRPGDNDSRILAVARNLQAEGYDVTVVSKDLPLRIKASSVGLLAEEYRAELAITDSGWTGMAELSVTAEQVDELYAAESAVRVPEAVGLPVHTGLVLQSERGKALGRVTADGTVRLVRGDREAFGIRGRSAEQRIALDLLLDPDVGIVSMGGRAGTGKSALALCAGLEAVLERRQHRKVMIFRPLYAVGGQELGYLPGTEAEKMSPWAQAVFDTLSAVTTADVIEEVVGRGMLEVLPLTHIRGRSLHDAFVIVDEAQSLERNVLLTVLSRIGANSRVVLTHDVAQRDNLRVGRYDGVVAVVEKLKGHPLFAHVTLNRSERSPIAALVTEMLEDIHV; this is translated from the coding sequence GTGGTGACCAGCAAGAAGCGCCGCGAGCAAGACCGGCGCACCTATGTTCTCGACACCAGCGTCCTGCTGGCCGATCCGAACGCCATGGCCCGCTTCGAGGAGCATGAGGTCGTGCTCCCGGTCGTCGTGGTCACGGAGTTGGAGGCCAAGCGGCACCACCCTGAGCTGGGCTACTTCGCCCGGCAGGCGCTCCGCCTGCTGGACGAGTACCGCATCCGGCACGGCCGCCTCGACGCCCCGATCCCCATCGGCGAGCTGGGCGGCACCCTGCGTGTCGAGCTCAACCACTCCGACCCGGGTGTCCTGCCCGCGGCCTTCCTCAACCATGGCGGACGGCCCGGGGACAACGACTCACGGATCCTCGCGGTGGCCAGGAACCTCCAGGCCGAGGGGTATGACGTCACGGTCGTCTCCAAGGACCTGCCGCTGCGCATCAAGGCGTCCTCGGTCGGCCTGCTCGCCGAGGAGTACCGCGCGGAGCTGGCCATCACCGACTCCGGCTGGACCGGGATGGCCGAACTGTCCGTCACCGCCGAGCAGGTGGACGAGCTCTACGCGGCCGAGTCCGCCGTCCGGGTGCCCGAGGCGGTGGGGCTGCCCGTGCACACCGGGCTGGTGCTCCAGTCCGAGCGGGGCAAGGCGCTGGGCCGGGTCACCGCGGACGGGACGGTGCGGCTGGTGCGCGGCGACCGGGAGGCGTTCGGCATCCGGGGCCGCAGCGCCGAGCAGCGCATCGCGCTGGACCTGTTGCTCGACCCGGACGTGGGCATCGTCTCCATGGGCGGCCGGGCCGGCACCGGCAAGTCCGCGCTGGCGCTGTGCGCCGGGCTGGAGGCGGTGCTGGAGCGGCGACAGCACCGGAAGGTGATGATCTTCCGGCCGCTGTACGCGGTGGGCGGTCAGGAGCTGGGCTATCTGCCGGGCACCGAGGCCGAGAAGATGAGCCCCTGGGCGCAGGCGGTCTTCGACACGCTCTCGGCGGTGACCACCGCGGACGTGATCGAGGAGGTGGTGGGGCGCGGCATGCTGGAGGTCCTGCCGCTCACTCACATCCGCGGCCGCTCGCTGCACGACGCCTTCGTCATCGTCGATGAGGCGCAGTCGCTGGAGCGAAACGTCCTGCTGACCGTTCTGTCCCGGATCGGCGCCAATTCACGGGTCGTGCTGACCCATGACGTGGCCCAGCGCGACAATCTGAGGGTGGGCCGGTACGACGGCGTGGTGGCGGTGGTCGAGAAGCTCAAGGGTCACCCGCTCTTCGCCCATGTCACTCTCAACCGCTCCGAGCGCTCCCCGATCGCCGCCCTGGTGACCGAAATGCTGGAAGATATCCATGTCTAG